One genomic region from Etheostoma spectabile isolate EspeVRDwgs_2016 unplaced genomic scaffold, UIUC_Espe_1.0 scaffold00009599, whole genome shotgun sequence encodes:
- the LOC116679165 gene encoding LOW QUALITY PROTEIN: E3 ubiquitin-protein ligase TRIM21-like (The sequence of the model RefSeq protein was modified relative to this genomic sequence to represent the inferred CDS: inserted 1 base in 1 codon), with protein sequence MSAACCLLTEDQFLCSICLDVFTDPVSTPCGHNFCKTCITQHWNINVPCQCPNCKKDFNIKPELQVNTFISEMAALFRQEAREVPVYSGLKKKTWMVFLLGLMCVFVAWMVSEQKKHFVLLEDEYEAKKAELCKTQSEIQQMIQKEIKHSMELSKEDTDRQVFSALKESVEKIQAELIETVEEKQRNTEKLSESFVKELKQDVSELQKRSTEVEQLYKAQLKKLSNQILNLLPESDLKRVQQHEVDVTLDPDTAHPRLNLSEDGKRVHDSVVWKNLTDNPERFEKHVFVLAKQSFSSGKXYFEVQVRGKTEWLLGVARESVNRKGDITLSPQDGYWVIWLRNDSEYSAAAGPNVLLSLKSPPQKVGVFVDYEEGLVSFYDVDAAALIYSFTGCSFTEKLLPYFSPSLNDGGKNSAPLIISPVGH encoded by the exons ATGTCTGCTGCCTGCTGTCTGCTGACTGAAGACCAGTTCCTGtgctccatctgtctggatgtGTTCACTGATCCAGTCAGCACACCATGTGGACACAACTTCTGTAAAACCTGCATCACTCAACACTGGAATATTAATGTCCCGTGTCAGTGTCCCAACTGTAAGAAGGATTTCAACATCAAACCTGAGCTGCAGGTCAACACTTTCATCTCTGAGATGGCTGCTCTGTTCAGACAGGAAGCAAGAGAAGTTCCCGTCTACTCAGGACTCAAAAAGAAGACCTGGATGGTCTTCCTGCTGGGTCTGATGTGTGTCTTCGTGGCCTGGATGGTGTCCgaacaaaagaaacattttgttCTTCTGGAAGACGAATATGAAGCAAAGAAGGCCGAGCTGTGCAAGACACAGTCTGAAATACAACAGATGATCCAGAAGGAGATCAAACACTCAATGGAGCTCAGTAAggaagacacagacagacaggtcttCAGCGCTCTGAAGGAGTCTGTTGAGAAGATCCAGGCCGAGCTCATCGAGACGGtcgaagagaagcagagaaacacGGAGAAACTATCCGAAAGCTTCGTCAAAGAGCTGAAACAGGACGTCTCTGAGCTGCAGAAGAGAAGCACTGAGGTGGAGCAGCTCTACAAGGCTCAGCTGAAAAAACTCAGCAACCAGATCCTGAATCTGCTCCCTGAGTCTGATctgaagagggtccagcagCATGAAGTGGATGTGACTCTTGATCCTGATACAGCACATCCTAGACTCAATCTGTCTGAGGACGGGAAGCGAGTACATGACAGCGTGGTGTGGAAGAATCTCACAGACAACCCAGAAAGATTtgagaaacatgtttttgtcttaGCAAAGCAGAGTTTCTCTTCAGGAA TTTATTTCGAGGTTCAGGTTAGAGGGAAGACTGAGTGGTTATTAGGAGTGGCCAGAGAGTCGGTCAACAGGAAGGGGGACATCACACTGAGTCCTCAGGACGGTTACTGGGTGATCTGGTTGAGGAATGACAGTGAGTACTCAGCTGCTGCTGGCCCTAATGTCCTTCTGTCCCTGAAGTCTCctcctcagaaggtgggggtgtttgtggactatgaggagggtctggtctccttttatgacgttgatgctgcagctcttatctactcctttactggctgctccttcactgagaaactcCTCCCATACTTCAGTCCCAGTCTTAATGACGGTggtaaaaactctgcccctctgatcatctctcctgtcGGTCACTGA
- the LOC116679162 gene encoding E3 ubiquitin-protein ligase TRIM21-like, producing the protein MSAASCLLTEDQFLCSICLEVFTDPVSTPCGHNFCKTCINKHWDTDVPYQCPNCKEVFNIKPELKVNTFISEMAAQFRQSTREVYSGSKRKIWMFFLLCLLCVFIAWKVSDQKKHLVGPQKEEYEAKKAELWKTGAEILQMIQKRRLKIQEIKHSVELSDEDADIEIAVGVQVFSALKVSVERNQAELIETIQEKQRRTKQPAEGFITELEQEISELQKRSTEVEQLIQSEDHLHLLQSFTSLNAAPPNKDWTQVNVHPPSYEGTVVRALNQLEEMLRKHMKKLLSESGLKRVQQSEVDVTLDPDTAHPRLILSEDGKQVNHGNMWKNLPNNPKRFDTCVIVLAKQSFSSGRFYFEVQVKGKSSWDLGVVRESVNRKGDITLSPQDGYWTIWLRNYNEYKAAANPAVLLSLKSPPQKVGVFVDYEEGLVSFYDVDAAALIYSFTGCSFTEKLLPYFSPCINDGGKNSAPLIISPVSH; encoded by the coding sequence ATGTCTGCTGCCAGCTGTCTGCTGACTGAAGATCAGTTCCTGTGCTCCATCTGTCTGGAGGTGTTCACTGATCCAGTCAGCACACCATGTGGACACAACTTCTGTAAAACCTGCATCAATAAACACTGGGACACTGATGTTCCTTATCAGTGTCCCAACTGTAAAGAGGTTTTTAACATCAAACCTGAGCTGAAGGTCAACACTTTCATCTCTGAGATGGCTGCTCAGTTCAGACAGTCAACTCGTGAAGTCTACTCAGGATCCAAAAGAAAGATCTGGATGTTCTTCCtgctgtgtctgctgtgtgtcttCATAGCCTGGAAGGTTTCAGACCAAAAGAAACATCTCGTTGGTCCTCAGAAGGAAGAATATGAAGCAAAGAAAGCAGAACTGTGGAAGACAGGTGCTGAAATTCTGCAGATGATCCAGAAGAGACGACTGAAGATTCAGGAGATCAAACACTCAGTGGAGCTCAGTGATGAAGATGCTGACATAGAGATAGCAGTAGGTGTTCAGGTCTTCAGCGCTCTGAAGGTGTCTGTTGAGAGAAACCAGGCCGAGCTCATTGAGACGATccaagagaagcagagaaggaCAAAGCAACCAGCTGAAGGCTTCATCACAGAGCTGGAACAGGAAATCTCTGAGCTGCAGAAGAGAAGCACTGAGGTAGAGCAGCTCATACAGTCTGAAgaccacctccacctcctccagaGCTTCACCTCCCTGAACGCTGCTCCACCCAACAAGGACTGGACACAAGTCAACGTCCATCCACCTTCATATGAGGGGACTGTGGTGAGAGCTTTGAATCAGCTGGAGGAGATGCTCAGAAAACACATGAAGAAGCTGCTCTCTGAGTCTGGTctgaagagggtccagcagTCTGAAGTGGATGTGACTCTTGATCCTGATACAGCACATCCTAGACTCATCCTGTCTGAAGATGGAAAACAAGTTAATCATGGCAATATGTGGAAGAATCTCCCAAACAATCCAAAGAGATTTGATACTTGTGTTATTGTCTTAGCAAAGCAGAGTTTCTCTTCAGGAAGATTTTATTTCGAGGTTCAGGTTAAAGGGAAGTCTTCTTGGGATTTAGGAGTGGTCAGAGAGTCGGTCAACAGGAAGGGAGACATCACACTGAGCCCTCAGGATGGTTACTGGACGATATGGTTAAGAAATTACAATGAATACAAAGCTGCTGCTAACCCTGCTGTCCttctgtctctgaagtctcctcctcagaaggtgggggtgtttgtggattatgaggagggtctggtctccttttatgATGTTGATGCTGCAGCTCTTATCTACTCCTTTACTGGCTGCTCCTTTACTGAGAAACTCCTCCCATACTTCAGTCCCTGTATTAATGACGGTggtaaaaactctgcccctctgatcatctctcctgtcagTCACTGA